ccagccatctctcagatggaaaaatgaacaaacgaTAAGAATGGTAAATGGTGAATTAAAATATCACACAATGGGTTTACGCAGACAAATTAATCGTCCCTAGCTattaaacagattttttttttcagcaaattcTCTGATAGCTCTCTCGGGCAACATCGCATCTAATAGGGCTACTACTCCCCTAAAAGTACTTTCAGTTTTATTGAATTTTCGGATGTTTgtgttgataacaagctttcgtAGATATGTCATATGAATAATGTTTGTGAAACCGCTTCACGGAATAAGGGTTAATGCTGTCTTTCTTCATTTGCATTAATAATGATATACTCAAGTTTAATATCACCGTTACGGTATTCAAATTATGAGATCCTAGCTTGGGCAATATCTATGATAGACATTCCTGGATGAACTACTCGTCTGCAAATGAAGACGCTCAGAATAGTGTTAAACTTCCGTTCCCATACACATTCTTATACTCAAACTTTCCAACCGAATGACGTTTTGATAATACGCTTTTCCACGCATTTCAGCTTggccagtttatgtttaatatttttcaatttaatctgTAATGCTTTACTTCCATCAAGCAAAAGGAAATACACAACACAcaacatacatttgtaaattAACAATATTCTAAATAattcgaataaaaaaaaaaacacccacatGTCATGGAGTATACTGACAGCATGTGCCtttatttcaagtttattccTTCCAAACAGCAACGTATACATCAGTATCCCAATAGACGATCAGAAAAATTCCACCTTTAACCATTAATAGAATCTTACCTACCCACACTACATTTGTTTATACGTTACCCAAAATTTAGATTaacttaaaggaaacccaaacccaaagagcaatgtggattgagtgaaagcagaaaCATTAGTagtacacatcagtgaaagtttgaggaaaattggacaatcgatgcaaaagatatgaattcttaaagtttttgatgttggaaccactggatgaagagactacttaaggttatgacgtatgtgtggacaataatataaagaaagtgtaaagaaaattctacaaaaattcactttttctagcataatgagaGAGCACTTGACtgaccgctttcagaaagcagggggaataattgctaccctcaACATATgccagtatcaagttgatggaatgtgaaattttcatgaaaggtgattttgtgtgtgtgtgtgtgtgtgtggaattccctttatattttctttatattgttgtccacacatgacgcaataactctagtagtctcctcatccagcggttccaacacataaaattcatatcttttgcatcgattgtccgattttcctaaaacttttcACTGTTATGTTCTAATAGTGCTACTTTGACTCAGTGTGCTCAATCCagattgctctttgggtttgggtttcctttaaatgaAAGACTAAAAGAATCTTCTAAATTTTTACGCTATTTaaatacaaaataagaaaacacTTGTTTCTAAAACTAAATTGCTTATGAAAtaagttttttcttttggtgtttttttttttcgatgcaAAAGCTAtgagtttttaaagttttgatgttggaaccactggatgaggagactactagaggttatgacgtatatatggcaatttgtcaatcagttgcaatgaaaaaaaaaaaaattccacggaagattttcatgaatttgaataactttTCTTTGTTCACGTGTCCTGACAACAGAGCAGCGCGAAAACATACTCTTCTATCCTCTCTCCTCTGTATTCtgtcttttccttttattttcttcgCCGTTTTGCTGTTCGCGAGTTACAAGTCACAATGCCCTTATTGTCTGCATTATAAAATCTAACAGCTTCATTATACCAGTCTGTGAATAGATTATGTAAGCTTGCTGTTTATACGTCCTGCTCTTCAGCAGACCACTCTTTTCCATAGTCTTACTATACTTATAGTTTTCATTCAACCTTACAAATTGAGCATTGCGATTTGTGACTTTACTTTTATAGTATTATTGCACATACATGTGTGTTACAATAAACTTTATTATCCACTGAATTTGTATTTCTAATTCATAAAACGATATGACggaattgataaaaaaaaattgtgtagtGCATGCTTTGTAcaatgttgtttttgtatttttttaaccCTTTTGTTGTTTGGATAGAAGTAATATGATACTCGAATTGAATAGAAAAACATATGTTTAGGCCCCCTATTTTTTACGATATGTCTATGGCCCGACGCTAACTTTGATATCTGGTGGCCACTGAAATTTTAAACACTGTACAAATTTGGTggcaggaaaaaagaaatcaacgaAAACATGACAATCCACATTGAATCTTAAGGGCCCCTATTGGACCAGTTAAAGATCAAGTGCTTTATTttaataattcattcattccGTAAGATTCCACTCATAATATTTGCCGAGATGTTCGATTCAAAGGAACAAATCACGTGAAATCTTTGGGCTTTAAATGGAGATCTCCTTTAAAATCAATTTAAGATCAAAGTTTTTGGGGAAAAAGCATgtcaaaataaagatgaaaagaagTATATTTAGATTATTAAAAATATAACTATACATCAATCTATCAGACAAAACGAAATAAAACGTAAACATGTACAGGCCTGAATTAAACAAGCAGTTAACGTATACATTATATTATGTGTAGTGCGAAAGATTGTTCCTTTCCCAAACGTACGCCATGCCTTTGGGGCAAATTGTTTGTATaggggccccatttctctctctctctcttctttcgatctttaaaataacaacaacaacaacgccaTGCCTTATTGTTATACATCATCATGGTGGAttgtgtattatatacatataatatacataatatatacataatgcatataattttatacatattatataatcTATAAAGGAATAGTTATATAAactgataaacttttttttttaaattcaagcCTGTACCTATGTATATGCCTTTTTGATTGTCAAAAAAAGGTATGCTTTTTCCTTTTTGCTAGAAGTTGctctttatttcttatgtttacTTCAAAATAACAGTCTTTAACTACAGCGAGGTTTTGCATAAGTCGATCCTATTCTATGAAGCCCGGCGATCAGGAAAACTCCCCGATGACAACCGAATCCCCTATCGAGGCGATTCGGCTTTGGATGACATGGGGAATGACGGCGAGGATCTGGTCGGAGGCTGGTATACCGGTACGAACCTTCTCAGCTTCATTTCGATTTCAAATCGATCTCATATGATTTCGTTTTGATTTAAATTAATCGTATATCAGTTtaaatatattgttcatttcaATTGTATATCATTGTCATTGCCATTCTCTTCGACTTTAGTGTGTTTTGATATAACTTCAATTAGAATTTTTATGTAATTTCCGTTTTCCTCTATATAACCTCTTCTTTAGCGAATCTGACTGTCAGATTGAAAAATAAGTGATAATTTGGACAGGATATCCGTCGTTTTATTTGTTGTCTTAATCAAACCTTACATACGCGTTATGTGTTTGTAAACCAATCACAGTAATTATactatactgccctactttgacaacaggaagcaagtgacatcaaGTACAAATGCtgcaaataaagaaaataattaaaatGTTTTTGGGTAGGCCTttcaacatgtaaatttgtgaTGAGAAATAATGTCGGTATTCGTTCAAGTCATATGGTGATGCATTTATGACaattcgaagaattttgatattcccatagAAACTCATTATTATGTGACTTCCtttcttttgccaaagtattatagatttgtagcaaacatgaaaaatttggcaaaaggaagcatgtgacaatcatatcatgagtatgttacttgcttccttttgccaaagtattatagcTTTGTAGCAAACAtaacaaaattggcaaaaggaagtaagtgacaatcatatcataaggatgtcacttgcttctttttgccgaagtattttagattgtgtgcaaatataaataatttggcaaaaggaagcaagtgacaatcatatcatgaggttGTGAcgtgcttccttttgccaaagtatttcagatttttagcaaacatgaaaaatctggcaaaaagaagcaagtgacaatcatatcatgagaatGCTACTTGCTTCCTTGTGCCAAAGTATTGTAGATTTGTAGCAGacataaaaaatgacaaaaggaagcaagtgacaatcatatcatgaggttgttacttgcttccttttgccatttttttttcatgcaattttgtgcacttgcttccttttgccaccggaatatctcagaaatgggcCACATTGTAACTTTTGGATTTTTCAGTTAAATAGAGCATGCCTCAAATATggcaaatcaataaaaaaggcAATATTCATAgaaatgtcacttgcttccttttgccaaagtagggcattATAGTATTTATGCATAGTTATATCAACGAGTCAAGTATTTATGTTTACAGTCAGAACCTTCTTActatatacagttgtatatacaCGGCTATGTGCCAATGTGTAggtgtatgaatgtatgtatgtccATGACAGATGGGAGTACTGTCAAGTTCGGCTTTCCCATGGCATCGTCTGTCACGATACTGGCCTGGGGCATCATTGACTTTGAGACGGCGTACAGAGACAGGCCGGGGAGTACTACAATGCGCTGGACAGTATCAAGTGGGCCACGGACTATTTCATCAAATGCCACGTGAATACCAACGAGTTCTACGGGCAGGTTGGAGATGGCCACACAGCCTACTCGGTATGGGGTAGGCCCGAGGAACTCACCATTGCAAGACCCGCGTGGAAGATCACGGAGTCAAACCCTGGCTCTGACCTTGCCGGAGAAACAGCGGCCTCTTTGGCGGCAGCATCGATTGTCTTCAGAGACAGCGGTGTGTGGGCGCACGCTTGGTGTAGTTGTTAATTTCTATTCTGTTTTAGATATTTCACAAGCTACCATTTATCCTTTGAAAAACACCTTTTCTTGCTCTATCTCTCAGAAATCTTGTTCCAGTTAAATAAGAGCTTTATCTCATCCAACgaatacaaagagagagagagagagagagagagaaagaaaatcacctgcaaaatgatttttaaaaaagcaacaacaaaaacgcgCTGAAATATCGACCAACAGAAAATGTTATATCCACTATGAGGACGTTTGTTTCAGGTGCCGATGTTACACACCTTTGCACgactgtttatatttttcttaataaatcagCGTTATTTGTGTCGCTAATCTGTAGATTGTTATTGTAAGGTTGCCTTTTTAAATCATAAACACAATATTGTTTCCCTGTAATCTTTTCGTTGTTTGCAAACGTATTGAATGGTTTTAGTaagaaatattttcttctcaAAGACATTATGATTAAAGAATAATATCTCGCTCTAGAAGAGTGAGAAAATCTTTAATATACCTTTACGcgaaatatatatttcatctaCGCAATAACAGCTTCAGCAATGTGTGTCTGAAGAGCACTAGTAATTTGTGATACATGAGTATACGAGAGAGGACATACAAGTGTGCAGTCATCACATTTAGTTTAACTTACCTAACTCAACAGGTTTCAATCTCATTCCAGATCATTACTGTCGACTTGTTTTATTCACAATTACTATTCTCAGATTTAAGCTACTCCAATACCCTGTTGCGGCATGCAAAGGAACTGTACAACTTTGCTTACAACTACAGAGGAATCTATTCCCAATCGATCTCAAGGCAAACAGATTATTACAGgtatattattatcaatataatGTATGGTTAACGTTTTACGGAAACTATGGTTAACATGTCATTCTTATGTTACTGTGAGTAATTCGCTTCAATTGTAGTATTCAAAATGTGTAGAACGAAAAGATCAATACTTTTAGATTTCCCTTGCCACTGTATGTATTAAATGTGACTTGCATGCTAtacactgcattttttttttcaacatgaaCATATGGCGCAGTGTTCTTTGTAGGCCCGACTGACTGCAAAACGTGTTTAGCTGGATATACACATAATATTGAATCAtctgaaatgaagaaatatattCGAACAAAACACCTTCTGTGAAAATGAAGCTACAACGTAGTTTTCATTTAAGCTTCCCATATtttatatcacgtgtccataaaatgtgttaatataatTGAAATTTTGAGCCTCTTCTATTTCTAGAAAAGGACTTGAACGTCGTGTTGTAGTCGTGTCTGGTAGTGCctatattattatcaccattggAAACAAGGACCGCATAAGGACGGTATAGTCACCTAGGCCCCCAATCATACTCTCTAAAAATCGAGTGAAATATTCActtttgaaggagtgaataacagaaaagagtgaatttagaataaaattggagtgaattttgagtaaacatttttattttcactcattttagagtgacctcagggatcacttgAAGATTTCGGAGTGATCACTCATTTTAGaatgacctcagggatcacttgaagattttggagtgatccctgaggtcactccaacaTGAGTgcagaaaatgaacattttcactcaaaattcactcttttctgttattcactccttcaagagtgaacattttcactcgattttgtTAGAGAGtagtggcatagtggataagactcccgactcccgatcggaggacccgagttcgaatcccgcccaatgcttacgtccttggacaataTGTTTTatccactatgtccctctcgacccaggtgtgtagttgggtacctggcaatgctagggtcataataatagcagggccctctggtagagcagtcaATActaaagaggctaccctgggtaaataagacattattattattattattattattagtattagtattagtattattattattattattattattattattattattattattattattattgttattattattatcattatcatccaaaatcattcaaaatgtgtAGAACGAAAAGATCAATACTTTTAGATTTCCCTTGCGCATGCTAtacactgcattttttttttcaacatgaaCATATGGCGCAGTGTTCTTTGTAGGCCCGACTGACTGCAAAACGTGTTTAGCTGGATATACACATAATATTGAATCAtctgaaatgaagaaatatattCGAACAAAACACCTTCTGTGAAAATGAAGCTACAACGTAGTTTTCATTTAAGCTTCCTATATtttatatcacgtgtccataaaatgtgttaatataatTGAAATTTTGAGCCTCTTCTATTTCTAGAAAAGGACTTGAACGTCGTGTTGTAGTCGTGTCTGGTAGTGCCTATATTATCACCATTGGAAACAAGGACCGCATAAGGACGGCATAGTCACCTAGGCCCCCAATCATACTCTCTAAAAATCGAGTGAAATATTCActtttgaaggagtgaataacagaaaagagtgaatttagaataaaattggagtgaattttgagtaaacatttttattttcactcattttagagtgacctcagggatcacttgAAGATTTCGGAGTGATCACTCATTTTAgatgacctcagggatcacttgaagattttggagtgatccctgaggtcactccaacaTGAGTgcagaaaatgaacattttcactcaaaattcactcttttctgttattcactccttcaagagtgaacattttcactcgattttgtTAGAGAGtagtggcatagtggataagactcccgactcccgatcggaggacccgagttcgaatcccgcccaatgcttacgtccttggacaataTGTTTTatccactatgtccctctcgacccaggtgtgtagttgggtacctggcaatgctagggtcataataatagcagggccctctggtagagcagtcaATActaaagaggctaccctgggtaaataagacattattattattattattattattattattattattattattattattattatcattattattattattataattattattattgttattattatcatcattatcatcatcatcatcattatcattatcataaacaaacagacgaaaaacaaataaataaccaaacaaacattcagCCACCAGTCCATGAAACATCCAGTGAGCCCGCTTTTGGGAAGATTTCACTACATAAACCTGTTCTCTGACGAGTTCCTCAACCTATTTTCCTCTTTTGTTCATTACTCAAACGCCTTAAATTATACCTATATGGAACCCCACAACTCAGCTCCTGGGGCTACTGTGATGAGCTTGCCTTCGCCGCTGCTTGGCTGTACCGCGCTAGCGGAGAAGAGAACTACTACAACCAGGCTGAGGATCTCTACTACACACACCTGACTTCATACCTGT
The sequence above is a segment of the Diadema setosum chromosome 12, eeDiaSeto1, whole genome shotgun sequence genome. Coding sequences within it:
- the LOC140236342 gene encoding LOW QUALITY PROTEIN: endoglucanase 1-like (The sequence of the model RefSeq protein was modified relative to this genomic sequence to represent the inferred CDS: deleted 2 bases in 1 codon) produces the protein MFLDFSKVFTRLNHNILLAKNVFNYSEVLHKSILFYEARRSGKLPDDNRIPYRGDSALDDMGNDGEDLVGGWYTDGSTVKFGFPMASSVTILAWGIIDFETAYRDAGEYYNALDSIKWATDYFIKCHVNTNEFYGQVGDGHTAYSVWGRPEELTIARPAWKITESNPGSDLAGETAASLAAASIVFRDSDLSYSNTLLRHAKELYNFAYNYRGIYSQSISRQTDYYSSWGYCDELAFAAAWLYRASGEENYYNQAEDLYYTHLTSYLSWAFTWDDKKAGVEMLMYQMRSEVNAGEPYKSAIKAYLDKWLPGGGISYTPKGLVWRSEWGSLRYAANTAFLAGLACKYNFEAKYCNFARDQIQYMLGSRGRSFVVGFGNNPPTQPNHRSSSCPDLPASCGWDEYYFDGPNPQTLYGALVGGPDQLDNYADNRADNKQNSVACDYNAGFQSAVAALKELGL